In Desulfomonile tiedjei DSM 6799, a genomic segment contains:
- a CDS encoding SpoIIE family protein phosphatase, whose amino-acid sequence MNEALFIESGGAHVCKHGEILCGDSLGVAPIDHGKLMVLSDGLGSGVKANILATLTTKIAMRLMERGLPLEEVVETLTDTLPECKVRKIAYSTFTLVKVMEDGSVYLAEFDNPPTFFLKRGYVSELKYRDRVIGTRKIREARVRVEAGDWLVTVSDGEIHAGIGGLLNLGWDWEKIAKFLETQVYDEVSAQKVAQILVDQAKQLYEGRPGDDTTVGVLKIRPKRFASFMIGPPVKREEDETVVNLFLSLPGRKIVSGGTTAGIVGKLLGKDVVVDLSTMTNKIPPTGKLEGIELVTEGVHTVNHALEILENITDIEELVGKRDGASKLAWEFLYADSISIFLGQAINPAHLNPNLPQEMGFKSRSIQAITNLLRERGKEVKLEIH is encoded by the coding sequence ATGAACGAAGCTCTCTTCATTGAATCCGGGGGTGCCCACGTCTGCAAACACGGCGAAATTCTCTGTGGCGATTCCCTCGGTGTGGCTCCCATCGATCACGGAAAGCTCATGGTCTTGTCTGACGGACTCGGAAGCGGTGTGAAGGCCAATATTTTGGCCACACTTACCACCAAGATAGCCATGCGGCTCATGGAAAGAGGTCTGCCTCTGGAAGAGGTTGTGGAAACGCTCACGGATACCCTTCCTGAATGTAAGGTGAGAAAAATCGCGTACAGTACGTTCACCCTGGTTAAGGTCATGGAAGACGGCAGCGTGTATCTCGCCGAATTCGATAACCCACCTACTTTTTTTCTCAAACGCGGTTATGTGAGCGAACTTAAATACCGGGACCGTGTAATTGGGACACGAAAGATTCGTGAAGCCCGAGTCCGCGTTGAAGCAGGCGACTGGCTAGTAACCGTGAGCGATGGCGAGATTCACGCAGGAATCGGGGGCTTGCTTAATCTTGGCTGGGATTGGGAAAAGATAGCCAAATTTCTCGAAACTCAGGTCTACGATGAGGTGTCGGCTCAAAAAGTAGCCCAGATCCTGGTGGATCAGGCGAAACAACTGTACGAGGGACGTCCGGGCGACGATACGACCGTCGGGGTGCTCAAGATTCGTCCGAAGCGTTTCGCCTCCTTCATGATCGGTCCGCCGGTAAAGCGAGAAGAAGACGAGACAGTGGTGAATCTGTTCCTTTCGTTGCCGGGCAGAAAGATCGTGAGTGGCGGAACGACGGCTGGTATTGTTGGCAAGTTGCTCGGCAAGGACGTGGTAGTCGACTTATCCACCATGACAAACAAAATCCCGCCCACAGGAAAACTCGAAGGAATAGAGCTGGTAACCGAAGGAGTGCATACGGTAAATCATGCTCTGGAAATACTGGAGAATATCACCGACATTGAGGAATTGGTCGGCAAGCGGGATGGAGCCAGCAAACTTGCCTGGGAATTCCTCTATGCCGATTCCATAAGCATATTTCTCGGTCAGGCCATCAACCCTGCACACCTGAATCCCAACTTGCCCCAGGAAATGGGATTCAAGAGCCGCAGTATTCAGGCAATTACCAATCTATTGCGCGAGAGGGGCAAGGAAGTAAAACTCGAGATCCATTGA
- a CDS encoding acyl-CoA dehydratase activase — protein sequence MNNFLGIDCGSVSLNLVLLRDNYEPECVYLRTRGRPLQAFTSGLKELMTRCDNDPGAVCAIVTGSGRELLSQALGIPAVNEITAHATGTHRIDPRVRTIVEIGGQDAKFMRIEPISGRITPRMLVFRMNEICAAGTGAFLDEQAQRLGIEIESFGSIGLKSTHPAHIAGRCAVFAKTDMIHHAQEGTPLPDILMGLAYALARNYMASLIKGEHLEPPVSLQGGVMSNEAVVRALRESLGLQPEEIIVPPMHTVLGALGCAVLAARDHGSLSTSLSGLCKRADAYIVNSSVRRLPQLGRSKPFKAEYADCSASDIPELPLILGLDIGSVSVKGVVIDAQGRILKQDYRLSHSESVQAVREVVQVLTEEAPYPTYIAVTGSGRELVGKLLDADLIVNEISAQAAAALFFDPNADAVVEIGGQDSKWISLADGHIQDFEMNRVCAAGTGSFLMAQAERLGLTMGDPFSDAAFKSENPADLGNRCTVFMESDLIHHQNTGASIDDLAAGVCVSIVRNYLERVAGHKTLGKRILFFGGVAATSAVKAAFEQSTGREFQVPPFHRVSGAYGSALKLLEQVKQQALVPNRDRVFKWDDSEISASSFSCNRCSNTCRIGKYLFRNKVVFHGGICERWESAGLDSRRQSADDFFTFRVQMLENLCATDDSNAANDNTWFMLRHPQFYEWFPFWHSFCRELGITLIPAPRIDRVQFEAGAKKLSVETCMPIKVMAGQLKNLTESGARTIFHPAVLVERFQEEELRPVDFCPYIQASSQFFKGSFDVDWKELFIHGRIDPDSFFHEHTKFAKELGFSGRKARTAFESAMDVQRSFSDSLFDGGKRFLESLGPDEKAIVLLGKPYHVSDPFLNMNIGNIFHRLNIRALPGDLFPLGPEFGERSVSWKHHWQTVRVAQAIATDPRLFPVLLTFFGCGPDAFTYRHIHQALKGKPLLMLEMDEHTSKAGIITRVEAFLDRIRNVSRKTAKDQDATAVKRRPPDPGIECLSGRLDEKRTSPIKKVYVPYMSDHSFAFSAAAQSIGIEAEVLPPPDEDSEQLGRPHTMGGECHPFVLILGDYLKMAARCPSHEARKSMFYIIGPDACRVGQYPVYIGKIGRQLGFEIEVIENVGQVLTRLGLSRWAEQRILLRLWEGLNAYDVLLQAFLAIRPFAQDHQALNANYFAARDILFRALCDGHVRQGVEDAFNTLYQSAVRESESKPVIAVTGDYYTRIVSYANNGVYKEIESLGGILWSPPMFSDSLKLGYLRNLVWSLLSGRSKSAAGNGLLFALLSLLEFRIKSPDIVKRSLSVPSDLAGLDLWRKVSPHASTKLPTGIIAPLGTALQQVDSGAHGILNLMALNCAYGTVITTALLRTLRNHVNTPMLTLVYDGLKKTNEKTRLEAFMDQVWQHFRAKTG from the coding sequence GTGAATAATTTTCTTGGAATTGACTGTGGTTCGGTCAGCCTTAATCTCGTTCTCCTTCGGGACAATTACGAGCCGGAATGTGTGTACTTGCGAACTCGCGGCCGCCCTCTCCAGGCATTCACGAGCGGTCTTAAGGAGCTCATGACCCGGTGCGATAACGATCCCGGAGCGGTTTGCGCGATTGTCACCGGCAGCGGCAGAGAACTCCTCTCCCAGGCGCTTGGAATCCCTGCAGTAAACGAAATCACGGCTCATGCCACAGGCACTCATCGGATCGATCCCAGGGTGAGAACAATTGTGGAAATCGGGGGACAAGACGCCAAGTTCATGCGGATAGAGCCAATATCCGGAAGAATTACTCCCCGCATGCTCGTTTTCAGAATGAATGAAATCTGCGCTGCAGGTACGGGCGCATTTCTGGACGAACAGGCACAAAGATTGGGGATCGAAATCGAATCTTTCGGCAGCATCGGGCTTAAGAGCACCCATCCCGCCCATATAGCCGGCAGATGTGCAGTCTTTGCGAAAACCGATATGATTCATCATGCTCAGGAAGGTACTCCTCTTCCGGACATTCTCATGGGCCTGGCCTATGCGTTGGCACGAAATTACATGGCCAGCCTGATAAAAGGGGAGCATCTGGAACCGCCGGTGTCGTTGCAGGGCGGCGTCATGAGCAATGAAGCGGTTGTCCGAGCTCTTCGCGAATCGTTGGGTTTGCAGCCGGAGGAGATCATAGTGCCTCCCATGCACACGGTTTTGGGAGCGCTCGGTTGTGCCGTACTTGCAGCCCGCGATCACGGGAGTCTGTCCACCTCGCTTTCGGGACTGTGCAAACGAGCCGACGCATATATCGTCAATTCATCTGTGCGGCGTTTGCCGCAATTGGGAAGAAGCAAACCCTTCAAAGCGGAATACGCCGATTGTTCAGCGTCGGATATTCCGGAATTGCCCCTCATCTTGGGACTGGACATCGGGTCCGTGTCTGTCAAAGGCGTTGTCATCGACGCTCAAGGTCGCATCCTGAAACAGGATTATCGTTTATCGCATTCAGAATCAGTGCAGGCGGTTAGGGAAGTAGTGCAGGTTCTCACGGAAGAGGCCCCGTACCCGACCTATATTGCAGTGACCGGAAGCGGCAGAGAGCTTGTAGGGAAACTCCTGGACGCCGATCTGATCGTGAATGAAATTTCCGCCCAAGCCGCTGCTGCTCTGTTTTTCGATCCGAATGCCGATGCTGTGGTGGAAATAGGCGGCCAGGACTCCAAATGGATATCCCTTGCCGATGGCCATATTCAAGATTTCGAGATGAATCGGGTTTGCGCCGCGGGAACGGGAAGCTTCCTCATGGCCCAGGCGGAGCGGCTTGGTTTGACCATGGGGGATCCTTTTTCCGATGCGGCATTCAAGTCTGAAAATCCGGCAGATCTGGGAAACCGTTGCACAGTGTTCATGGAATCCGATCTCATTCATCATCAGAACACAGGTGCATCTATCGACGATCTCGCTGCAGGCGTTTGTGTCAGCATTGTACGGAACTATCTGGAGAGAGTGGCCGGCCACAAGACCCTGGGAAAACGAATCCTGTTCTTTGGCGGTGTTGCTGCGACGTCCGCGGTGAAGGCTGCTTTTGAACAATCGACAGGTAGAGAATTTCAAGTCCCTCCATTTCACAGAGTGTCGGGGGCGTACGGCTCCGCTTTGAAGCTGCTGGAACAGGTCAAGCAACAAGCACTCGTCCCGAATCGCGATCGAGTTTTCAAGTGGGACGACTCTGAAATCAGCGCTTCGTCGTTTTCCTGTAATAGATGCTCCAACACCTGCCGTATCGGAAAATACCTTTTTCGCAATAAGGTGGTTTTTCATGGAGGCATTTGTGAGCGATGGGAATCCGCTGGATTAGATTCCCGTAGACAATCGGCTGACGATTTCTTCACTTTTCGCGTACAAATGCTCGAGAATCTCTGCGCAACCGACGACTCCAATGCTGCTAATGACAATACTTGGTTCATGCTGAGGCATCCGCAGTTCTATGAATGGTTTCCTTTCTGGCACAGCTTCTGCCGGGAATTGGGAATCACCCTGATTCCCGCGCCGAGAATCGATAGGGTCCAGTTTGAAGCAGGTGCAAAGAAGCTTTCCGTAGAAACGTGCATGCCCATAAAAGTCATGGCAGGCCAGCTCAAGAATCTGACTGAATCGGGTGCTCGAACGATTTTTCATCCAGCGGTTCTCGTGGAGCGATTTCAAGAAGAAGAACTACGGCCGGTTGATTTTTGCCCGTATATTCAAGCTTCCTCCCAGTTTTTCAAAGGAAGCTTCGACGTGGATTGGAAAGAGCTTTTTATCCACGGGCGAATAGATCCTGACTCGTTTTTCCATGAGCATACGAAATTCGCCAAGGAATTGGGGTTTTCCGGACGAAAGGCACGAACGGCATTTGAATCGGCAATGGATGTTCAGAGATCTTTTTCCGATAGCTTATTTGATGGAGGCAAGAGATTCCTGGAATCTCTCGGGCCAGATGAAAAAGCCATCGTCCTCTTGGGAAAACCGTACCATGTTTCAGACCCCTTCCTGAACATGAATATCGGGAACATTTTCCATCGTTTGAATATCAGGGCATTGCCGGGCGATCTCTTTCCGCTCGGTCCTGAATTCGGAGAGAGAAGCGTTTCCTGGAAGCATCATTGGCAAACGGTCCGGGTGGCACAGGCAATCGCAACGGACCCGAGGCTTTTTCCGGTATTGCTGACTTTTTTCGGGTGCGGACCGGATGCATTCACGTATCGTCATATTCATCAGGCATTGAAGGGAAAACCGCTGTTAATGCTTGAAATGGACGAACATACGTCCAAGGCGGGAATCATAACTCGGGTTGAAGCATTTCTCGATCGCATTCGGAATGTAAGCCGCAAGACCGCAAAGGACCAAGACGCGACAGCAGTAAAACGAAGACCGCCTGACCCGGGAATCGAATGCCTGTCCGGACGGCTGGATGAAAAGAGAACTTCGCCGATAAAAAAAGTGTACGTGCCGTACATGAGCGACCATTCCTTCGCATTTTCTGCTGCAGCTCAATCCATCGGCATAGAGGCCGAAGTGCTTCCTCCTCCTGATGAAGATTCCGAACAGCTCGGAAGGCCCCATACTATGGGAGGTGAATGTCATCCGTTCGTCCTGATTCTCGGAGATTACTTGAAGATGGCCGCTCGATGCCCATCGCACGAAGCCAGAAAATCGATGTTCTACATTATCGGCCCTGATGCATGCAGGGTGGGCCAATATCCGGTATATATCGGTAAGATCGGACGGCAGCTCGGTTTTGAGATAGAAGTGATCGAAAATGTCGGTCAGGTGCTCACGCGATTAGGGCTCAGTAGATGGGCTGAACAACGAATCCTCCTAAGACTCTGGGAAGGTCTGAATGCATACGATGTTCTGTTACAGGCATTCCTGGCTATTCGGCCTTTTGCACAAGATCACCAAGCGTTGAACGCGAATTATTTCGCTGCAAGAGACATCCTTTTCCGTGCCCTATGTGACGGACACGTTCGTCAGGGAGTGGAAGACGCTTTCAATACGCTTTATCAGTCAGCAGTAAGAGAATCGGAATCGAAACCGGTAATCGCCGTTACGGGTGATTACTATACAAGAATTGTCTCGTATGCGAATAATGGAGTGTACAAAGAGATAGAATCTTTGGGCGGAATTCTCTGGTCTCCGCCGATGTTTTCCGATTCGTTGAAGCTGGGATATTTGAGAAATTTGGTTTGGAGCCTACTAAGCGGCAGATCGAAATCGGCGGCAGGGAACGGTCTTTTATTTGCGCTCCTGAGTCTGCTCGAGTTCCGGATCAAGAGCCCGGACATCGTAAAACGATCCTTATCAGTGCCCTCAGATCTTGCGGGACTCGACCTCTGGCGCAAAGTGTCGCCCCATGCCAGCACAAAACTCCCCACCGGAATAATTGCGCCTCTTGGAACCGCCCTGCAGCAAGTGGATTCCGGTGCTCATGGCATTCTCAATCTTATGGCTCTGAATTGTGCTTACGGGACGGTTATTACCACTGCGCTGCTCCGAACGCTCAGAAACCATGTCAATACGCCAATGCTTACTCTCGTCTATGACGGTCTGAAAAAGACAAATGAGAAAACCAGACTGGAAGCTTTTATGGACCAGGTATGGCAACATTTTAGAGCAAAAACAGGGTAG
- a CDS encoding (2Fe-2S) ferredoxin domain-containing protein, which translates to MKGVQLMRVITVCVGSACHLKGSHEIIDYFKKAIKDARLDSEVELKGTFCMDKCTEGVNILIDEDPFHASSVDDAHQIFQTEILQKRK; encoded by the coding sequence ATGAAAGGAGTTCAATTGATGCGAGTGATTACCGTCTGCGTGGGGAGCGCTTGCCATCTGAAAGGTTCCCACGAGATAATCGATTATTTCAAGAAAGCAATCAAGGATGCTCGTCTTGATAGCGAAGTGGAACTCAAGGGCACTTTCTGCATGGACAAATGCACCGAGGGTGTGAACATTCTGATAGACGAGGATCCGTTTCACGCGAGTTCAGTTGATGACGCGCATCAAATATTTCAGACGGAAATACTCCAAAAGCGCAAATAA
- a CDS encoding response regulator, which produces MDPVTSKRVPWKSWNDFTGWAQDFSLKKKVLGGFLGVVILVGLVTSLIGTRLARETILERARIRLFSDLATAGFILRSSQETLELKIRLVTGSDKLRDLIEKKDLKGLRERLSIIAVENDLDFLSVIDANGKLLARAFVEEGTPAKIADDALLTAAMGGKEASGLMLVSTQRLALENPTLLQKLDSKNGMIMEAAHPLVIDSKTNAVLYGGTLLNNNNLIVDRISHRLFRGEVYNRRELGYVAIYQHDRAISSTLKTREGLPVIGFIADPRIREEVLQKGQSEITWESQMGAKYLSATEPVKDWENKIIGAIQVATLEQPITLVIDQLVATFLIVGFLGVLLMAAISYYLVQWINRPLEQMLYAARGAAEGDLSREVPVVARDEIGELAATFNLMIRNLAESRNKLEDWGKQLASKVAEQTGELNQAREQVARVKKLASLEKMADGMAHIMQHISDPLLIFPSSEDESGATSRILVLDTDEKVLEICQRILESEGFDVKTTRSVNEALNALEQQFFDIVVADIDMPEMGGQELLKEIKYRQPEVLVIMTASFKATEEAVETVKLGAFDYIPKPFGPHQILLMIYTALQTREMLKKTRKQHAERRAETIFQRLPVAIALADEAHRVVYHNNAFIELAAPDGHEPIQGKTFRQLFGVDPLDKDEEDSSSRWLQLEKVGRTAKLYNFELPEEDLRVLMLLDITETVMKDQQADVFKAETISKAQQVIHQQMRVAQEIAGLLGETTAETKAALFELIKLAGEGESR; this is translated from the coding sequence ATGGATCCCGTTACCTCAAAACGCGTACCCTGGAAGAGCTGGAACGATTTTACCGGATGGGCCCAAGATTTTTCTCTGAAGAAGAAAGTCCTGGGAGGATTCCTCGGAGTGGTGATCCTGGTAGGGCTGGTCACCAGTCTCATCGGAACGAGACTTGCCAGAGAAACCATTCTGGAACGTGCCAGAATAAGGCTTTTCAGCGATTTGGCAACCGCAGGTTTCATCTTGAGGAGTTCACAGGAAACCCTGGAGCTCAAGATTCGCCTCGTCACGGGATCGGACAAACTACGGGACCTGATCGAAAAGAAAGATCTGAAGGGGCTTCGAGAACGGCTCTCCATAATTGCAGTGGAAAACGATTTGGATTTTCTTTCGGTGATCGACGCGAACGGAAAGCTGCTCGCCAGAGCTTTTGTAGAGGAGGGAACGCCTGCAAAGATTGCCGATGATGCACTCTTGACTGCGGCAATGGGGGGAAAAGAAGCGTCAGGTCTCATGCTTGTTTCCACCCAGAGACTCGCTCTCGAGAATCCAACCCTTCTACAAAAACTCGATTCCAAAAACGGAATGATCATGGAGGCGGCGCATCCTCTGGTCATCGATTCCAAGACGAACGCCGTGTTGTACGGAGGGACACTACTCAATAATAACAATCTCATTGTAGATCGTATTTCTCATAGACTGTTCAGAGGTGAAGTCTACAACAGAAGAGAATTAGGCTATGTAGCAATCTATCAGCACGATCGTGCAATCAGCTCCACGCTTAAGACCAGAGAAGGGCTTCCGGTGATCGGGTTCATCGCCGATCCCCGGATTCGGGAAGAAGTATTACAAAAAGGACAGTCTGAGATTACCTGGGAATCTCAGATGGGAGCCAAGTATCTTTCTGCAACGGAACCTGTAAAGGATTGGGAAAACAAGATAATCGGTGCCATTCAGGTGGCTACTCTGGAACAACCCATAACTCTGGTTATAGATCAGCTTGTTGCGACGTTTCTCATTGTGGGGTTTTTGGGCGTTCTATTGATGGCTGCAATTTCCTATTATCTCGTTCAATGGATCAATAGACCTCTCGAACAAATGCTTTATGCTGCACGAGGCGCTGCGGAAGGGGATTTAAGCCGCGAAGTGCCGGTCGTGGCACGGGATGAAATCGGAGAATTAGCTGCAACGTTTAATCTCATGATCCGAAATCTCGCGGAATCAAGGAACAAATTGGAAGACTGGGGCAAGCAGCTTGCTTCCAAAGTGGCCGAGCAAACGGGAGAACTCAATCAGGCAAGGGAACAGGTTGCACGCGTCAAGAAGCTTGCCTCACTGGAAAAAATGGCTGACGGCATGGCGCATATAATGCAACACATTTCGGATCCCCTCCTGATTTTTCCCAGCTCCGAGGACGAATCAGGTGCAACCAGCCGTATTCTGGTGCTGGACACCGATGAAAAGGTCTTGGAAATATGTCAACGAATCCTGGAGAGTGAAGGATTCGACGTGAAGACCACAAGATCGGTGAATGAGGCATTGAATGCCCTGGAACAACAGTTCTTCGACATTGTGGTCGCGGACATTGACATGCCTGAAATGGGAGGCCAGGAACTCCTCAAGGAAATCAAATACCGGCAGCCGGAAGTGCTCGTCATCATGACCGCTTCGTTCAAAGCCACTGAAGAAGCCGTCGAGACCGTAAAACTCGGAGCCTTCGACTACATACCTAAACCATTCGGTCCGCATCAAATACTCTTGATGATCTATACCGCTCTGCAAACCAGGGAGATGCTCAAAAAAACTCGTAAACAGCATGCGGAACGAAGAGCCGAGACCATATTCCAGCGATTGCCCGTAGCAATAGCACTGGCGGATGAAGCTCACCGTGTTGTGTATCACAACAATGCTTTCATTGAACTTGCTGCTCCTGACGGACACGAACCGATTCAGGGAAAGACTTTTCGGCAGCTCTTCGGGGTGGATCCTCTTGATAAGGATGAAGAAGATTCCAGCTCAAGATGGCTGCAATTGGAGAAAGTGGGGAGGACGGCGAAGTTGTACAATTTCGAGTTGCCCGAAGAGGATCTCCGGGTATTGATGCTTCTCGACATCACGGAAACTGTCATGAAAGACCAGCAGGCAGACGTCTTCAAAGCCGAAACTATTTCCAAAGCACAACAGGTGATACATCAACAGATGCGGGTTGCCCAGGAAATCGCCGGGCTCCTCGGTGAAACCACTGCTGAAACCAAAGCTGCACTCTTCGAATTGATCAAGCTCGCCGGAGAGGGAGAGTCGAGATGA
- a CDS encoding tetratricopeptide repeat protein, protein MANKAAGTIVFFIVMACLTGCDPEALVKRKVPEPIQDLLTLGSAASLKTPLTPEAIQIVSPKKDTVYPSHQPTTFQVNLKAPGDKPFEDPIITWTLFPEGKGQQPLGNGLSLKKKLEPGKYRVEVTLAVKDQKVSQTINFRQAMMMRGKTVLANGKPVAGVELELKDLDENLISKTQSGDNGTFIVEIPSDNPFRLSPSKKKFSFNPLSKVIKYNPEEQIDFTGFEVEISDVLLVASVDATEPALSICPYQELYLKYKLQSDTPPKKIEAQLIQREKESERLHSFEDISTTEKIGEPLKLKAPLLHGPLAPHYRLRLVVTDEHGQKFSMESRDLYSMDMAACIKSKMAQAVALQTKGELEPAIKEYNQVEELYRNVHEPALYTSLMEKLYFNRGLARLALALNADSGNRQRFLSTSSQDFNAVLKLHKNDIEALFYRGLISHLAKGYDPAIQDYTDVLQSDPNYPLITQLRGMAFVGTGVKRNLLSAIYDFGDALRANSSNKDLRKIRAETLKLYAENQNEKDDSVLDSSRIRLPKPEEGLDLQKIRK, encoded by the coding sequence ATGGCAAATAAAGCCGCTGGAACAATTGTCTTTTTCATTGTAATGGCATGTCTTACGGGCTGCGATCCGGAAGCTCTCGTCAAGAGAAAGGTTCCTGAACCAATCCAGGATCTTCTCACCCTCGGTTCCGCTGCAAGCCTCAAAACGCCTTTGACACCTGAGGCAATTCAAATCGTTTCCCCAAAAAAGGATACCGTGTATCCGTCTCACCAACCGACGACATTTCAAGTAAACCTCAAAGCGCCTGGAGACAAGCCTTTTGAGGACCCGATTATAACGTGGACGCTTTTTCCGGAAGGAAAAGGTCAACAGCCTCTTGGTAACGGGTTGTCGCTCAAGAAGAAACTGGAACCCGGTAAATACAGAGTAGAAGTCACTCTGGCCGTGAAAGACCAAAAAGTCAGCCAGACCATAAATTTCCGACAAGCAATGATGATGAGAGGAAAGACGGTCCTTGCTAACGGGAAACCGGTTGCAGGCGTTGAACTGGAACTGAAAGATCTGGATGAGAATTTGATCTCAAAGACTCAGTCTGGAGACAACGGCACGTTTATCGTTGAAATCCCTTCAGATAATCCTTTCAGATTGTCTCCCTCGAAGAAAAAATTTTCCTTCAATCCACTGAGCAAAGTCATAAAATATAATCCTGAAGAACAAATAGATTTTACCGGATTTGAGGTGGAGATCTCCGACGTTCTCCTGGTAGCGTCCGTGGATGCGACAGAACCCGCATTAAGCATTTGCCCGTATCAGGAACTCTATCTGAAATACAAGCTTCAATCCGACACTCCGCCCAAAAAGATTGAAGCACAGCTTATTCAGCGGGAAAAAGAAAGCGAACGGCTTCATTCTTTTGAGGATATCAGCACCACGGAAAAAATAGGCGAGCCCCTGAAGCTCAAAGCTCCCCTGCTTCACGGTCCTCTTGCTCCGCATTACAGACTTCGGCTAGTCGTGACGGACGAACACGGTCAGAAATTCTCAATGGAAAGCCGTGATCTGTATTCAATGGACATGGCCGCCTGCATCAAGAGCAAGATGGCTCAAGCCGTAGCATTGCAGACCAAAGGAGAATTGGAGCCGGCGATAAAAGAGTACAATCAGGTAGAAGAACTCTACAGAAACGTGCACGAACCAGCCTTATACACATCGCTTATGGAGAAATTGTACTTCAATCGCGGCCTCGCGAGGCTTGCTCTTGCTCTGAATGCCGACTCCGGAAATAGACAGAGGTTCCTGAGCACGTCTTCCCAGGACTTCAATGCGGTCCTGAAACTTCACAAGAACGATATAGAAGCTTTATTCTACAGGGGGCTCATAAGCCATCTGGCGAAAGGATACGATCCGGCCATTCAGGACTATACGGATGTTCTGCAATCAGACCCGAATTATCCCCTGATTACGCAACTCCGCGGAATGGCATTTGTCGGTACCGGAGTGAAGAGGAATCTCTTATCCGCAATATATGATTTTGGCGACGCTCTGCGGGCGAACTCGTCCAATAAAGACTTAAGAAAGATCCGAGCCGAAACCCTAAAGCTCTATGCTGAAAATCAAAATGAAAAAGACGATTCGGTGCTGGATTCGTCCCGCATTCGGCTTCCGAAACCTGAAGAGGGACTGGATCTACAGAAGATTCGCAAATAG
- a CDS encoding SEC-C metal-binding domain-containing protein has translation MKKIKSPWYGIGWIAVWTVALGWFLSSGSFDQRESIGLIAVWAVLIGTTVYVIYRYVKVHGWNWVTEKTQAPAKTVLPALNAPCPCGSGKKYKRCCGA, from the coding sequence ATGAAAAAGATCAAAAGCCCCTGGTACGGTATTGGATGGATAGCGGTTTGGACTGTTGCACTCGGGTGGTTTTTGTCATCCGGATCGTTCGACCAGCGTGAAAGCATCGGGCTGATCGCTGTGTGGGCAGTTCTCATCGGCACCACAGTGTATGTTATTTATCGATACGTGAAGGTTCACGGATGGAACTGGGTCACTGAAAAAACGCAAGCTCCTGCGAAAACAGTTTTACCGGCTCTCAATGCACCTTGTCCGTGCGGTTCCGGGAAAAAATACAAACGTTGCTGCGGGGCTTGA
- a CDS encoding radical SAM protein, translating to MKYIGAVYRPPSEAQSLIIQATLGCNHNQCTFCGSYRDKRFTIRSLQEIKEDLADARHMGPVDRVFLADGDALCIPQKRLLEIIEAVNETFPTLERIGIYANAKNILRKSLDDLRELRKRKLGIIYLGVETGDAPLLEKICKGATYDDLVVSARRVKDAGITLSVTVLLGIGGIEGSRQHARETARILTDMDPDYVGALSVIVVPGTPLHQEYVEGRFHIPDPFDLIEELRTMISESSFTHCVFRSNHASNYLPVKATLPKDKEQILRAIDRVLQTRDKNMLRPEFLRAL from the coding sequence GTGAAATACATCGGTGCTGTTTATCGACCCCCAAGTGAAGCGCAAAGCCTTATTATTCAGGCTACCCTCGGATGTAATCATAATCAATGTACATTCTGCGGAAGCTATAGAGATAAACGATTTACCATCAGAAGTCTTCAGGAAATCAAAGAGGATTTGGCAGATGCCCGTCATATGGGCCCGGTGGACAGAGTATTTTTGGCGGATGGAGATGCTCTGTGTATTCCACAGAAACGTCTGCTGGAGATAATCGAAGCGGTAAATGAAACGTTTCCGACATTGGAACGGATCGGAATTTATGCCAATGCGAAAAACATATTGCGCAAGTCACTCGACGATCTTCGGGAACTTCGCAAGCGAAAGCTCGGTATCATATATCTCGGCGTTGAAACAGGAGATGCTCCGCTCCTGGAGAAAATCTGCAAAGGCGCAACATACGACGATCTCGTGGTTTCGGCACGGAGAGTCAAAGACGCAGGAATAACGCTTTCCGTTACCGTGTTGCTCGGAATCGGCGGGATTGAGGGCAGCCGCCAACATGCTCGAGAAACCGCTCGAATCCTGACCGATATGGACCCCGATTATGTTGGGGCTCTCAGCGTGATCGTGGTTCCCGGGACACCTCTTCATCAGGAGTATGTGGAAGGCAGATTTCACATACCCGATCCTTTCGATCTCATTGAAGAATTGAGAACCATGATTTCGGAATCCTCCTTTACGCATTGTGTCTTCAGGTCTAACCACGCATCCAACTATCTACCCGTAAAGGCGACTCTTCCGAAAGACAAAGAACAGATATTACGCGCTATAGACCGGGTGCTGCAGACCCGAGACAAAAATATGTTGAGGCCGGAATTTCTCAGAGCACTGTAA